From Caretta caretta isolate rCarCar2 chromosome 3, rCarCar1.hap1, whole genome shotgun sequence, a single genomic window includes:
- the DNAAF10 gene encoding dynein axonemal assembly factor 10, with protein sequence MSGAGLEKPQLITHVQQSLNYTVFECKWVPCSARLLCLGSVPRGTGVIQLYELQSGRLSLLREIEKAKPIKCGTFGATSLQQRYLATGDFGGNLNIWNLETPEIPVYSVKGHKEIINSIDGVGGLGIGEGAPEIVTGSRDGTVKVWDPRQKDTPVANMEPVQGESKRDCWTVAFGNAYNQEERVVCAGYDNGDIKLFDLKNMSLRWETNIKNGVCSVEFDRKDINMNKLVATSLEGKFHVFDMRTQHPTKGFASISEKAHKSTMWQVRHLPQNRDIFMTSGGAGSLHLWKYEYPAQRSKKDSEGVEMGVAGSVSLLQNVTLSTQPISSLDWSPDKKGLCVCSAFDQTVRVLIVTKLSKI encoded by the exons ATGTCGGGCGCGGGGCTGGAGAAGCCGCAGCTGATCACGCACGTGCAGCAGTCGCTGAACTACACCGTGTTCGAGTGCAAATGGGTGCCGTGCAGCGCGCGCCTCCTCTGCCTCGGCAGCGTCCCGCGCGGCACCGGCGTCATCCAGCTCTACGAGCTGCAGAGCGGCCGCCTCAGCCTGCTGCGCGAA ATTGAAAAGGCCAAACCTATTAAATGTGGAACTTTTGGTGCTACATCTCTACAGCAGAGATATCTAGCTACTGGGGACTTTGGTGGAAACCTTAATATATG GAACCTGGAAACTCCAGAGATTCCAGTGTACTCTGTGAAGGGCCATAAAGAAATCATAAATAGTATAGATGGCGTAGGTGGCTTAGGGATTGGAGAAGGAGCACCAGAAATTGTGACCGGGAGCCGAGATG GAACTGTGAAAGTGTGGGACCCAAGACAAAAAGATACACCTGTTGCTAATATGGAACCAGTACAAGGCGAGAGCAAGAGAGACTGCTGGACAGTAGCATTTG GCAATGCCTACAATCAAGAGGAGCGTGTTGTGTGTGCTGGCTATGACAATGGTGACATTAAATTATTTGACCTaaaaaacatgtcattgcgatgGGAGACCAACATTAAGAACGGG GTTTGCAGTGTGGAATTTGACAGAAAAGATATAAATATGAATAAATTAGTGGCCACATCGCTCGAAGGAAAGTTTCATGTTTTTGATATGAGAACTCAGCATCCAACTAAAGGTTTTGCTTCCATTTCAGAGAAG GCTCACAAATCCACCATGTGGCAAGTTCGGCACCTGCCACAGAACAGGGATATCTTTATGACTagtggaggagctgggagccttcATCTCTGGAAATA TGAGTACCCTGCTCAGCGCTCAAAGAAGGATTCTGAAGGAGTTGAGATGGGGGTTGCAGGTTCAGTCAGTCTCTTACAGAATGTGACTTTGTCAACGCAGCCCATTTCTAGCCTTGATTGGAGCCCTGAcaaaaagggtctgtgtgtctgcagTGCTTTTGACCAGACTGTGAGGGTACTGATCGTGACGAAGCTCAGCAAAATTTGA